From the Maioricimonas rarisocia genome, one window contains:
- the rpsL gene encoding 30S ribosomal protein S12, with protein sequence MPTINQLVRKPRKKQYAKSKTPLLESCPQRRGVCLQVRTMTPKKPNSALRKVARVRLSNGKELTAYIPGEGHNLQEHSIVLVRGGRVRDLPGVRYKVIRGVLDTLGVQDRRQARSRYGAKRPK encoded by the coding sequence ATGCCGACCATTAACCAGTTGGTCCGCAAACCGCGGAAAAAGCAGTACGCCAAGAGCAAGACCCCCCTGCTGGAATCCTGCCCGCAGAGGCGCGGCGTGTGCCTGCAGGTGCGGACCATGACGCCCAAAAAGCCGAACTCCGCTCTGCGGAAAGTCGCCCGTGTGCGTCTGTCCAACGGCAAGGAACTCACGGCGTATATTCCCGGCGAAGGTCACAACCTTCAGGAGCACTCCATTGTGCTCGTCCGTGGCGGTCGTGTCCGCGACCTCCCCGGTGTTCGCTACAAGGTGATTCGCGGCGTGCTGGATACCCTCGGCGTTCAGGATCGTCGCCAGGCCCGCAGCCGTTATGGTGCCAAGCGGCCCAAGTAG